A window of the Hordeum vulgare subsp. vulgare chromosome 5H, MorexV3_pseudomolecules_assembly, whole genome shotgun sequence genome harbors these coding sequences:
- the LOC123398558 gene encoding transmembrane emp24 domain-containing protein p24delta3-like — protein sequence MARGGAWATTAAAVLWWMAAGAGAVWLEIAPSGTKCVAEEIRSNVVVIGDYSVLYEHQQVHPTVSVKITSPFGDTIHKKDKVTVDQFAFTTSEAGNYLACFTVDGDNKGLVVKLNLDWRIGIAAKDWDAVAKKEKIEGVALELFKLDESVQTIYDNLLMLRNKEADMRDVSEQTNTRILWLSMMSLGVCICASILQLVHLKQYFRKKKLI from the exons ATGGCGCGAGGTGGTGCGTGGgcaacgacggcggcggcggtgctgtGGTGGAtggcggcgggggccggggcggtGTGGCTGGAGATCGCGCCGTCGGGGACCAAGTGCGTGGCGGAGGAGATCCGGTCCAACGTCGTCGTCATCGGCGACTACTCCGTCCTCTACGAGCACCAGCAGGTCCATCCCACCGTCTCCGTCAAG ATCACATCCCCTTTTGGGGATACCATACACAAGAAAGATAAGGTTACGGTGGACCAGTTTGCATTTACCACATCAGAAGCAGGAAATTACTTAGCTTGCTTTACGGTTGACGGTGATAACAAGGGTTTGGTGGTGAAACTAAATCTTGACTGGAGAATCGGTATCGCAGCAAAAGATTGGGATGCTGTTGCTAAAAAGGAAAAGATTGAG GGAGTTGCACTAGAGTTGTTTAAGCTTGATGAATCTGTCCAAACAATCTATGATAatctgctcatgctgaggaacaA AGAAGCCGACATGAGAGATGTCAGTGAGCAGACGAATACTAGGATCTTATGGCTGAGCATGATGTCGCTCGGTGTTTGCATTTGTGCTTCAATTTTGCAGCTGGTGCATCTAAAACAGTACTTCCGAAAGAAGAAGCTCATCTGA
- the LOC123398557 gene encoding annexin D8-like, with the protein MASRSPATAGFESECREIHGACDEPRRLIRYLAHRSAPERQQIKATYRTMFGEDPVGRLHKTLTANQDNELCNLLYLWMLDLAERDAIMARDAIESGAAADYRALVEIFTRRKQDQLFFTKQAYLARFKKNLEQDMVTDPSHPYQRLLVALATSHKSHHDEPSRHIAKCDARRLYDAKNGATGSVDEAAILEMFSKRSIPQLRLALCSYKHIYGHDFTKALKKNSAGDFVESLKVVVKCIHSPSNYYCKLLQRSMQRPETNKRLVARAILGSDDVGVNEIKLAFKSNFGKNLEDFIHESLPQSDYRDFLWIWQGGQCPVAS; encoded by the exons ATGGCCTCCCGTTCTCCTGCCACCGCAGGGTTCGAAAGCGAGTGCAGAGAGATCCATGGCGCGTGCGATGAGCCCCGCCGTCTGATCCGCTACCTGGCTCACCGGAGCGCGCCGGAGAGGCAGCAGATCAAGGCAACTTACCGCACAATGTTCGGCGAGGACCCCGTCGGCAGGCTTCATAAAACCCTCACGGCCAATCAGGACAATGAG CTCTGCAATCTGCTCTACCTGTGGATGCTTGATCTGGCGGAGCGAGACGCGATCATGGCGAGGGACGCCATCGAGAGCGGCGCGGCGGCCGATTACCGCGCCCTTGTCGAGATCTTCACGCGGCGGAAGCAGGACCAGCTCTTCTTCACCAAGCAGGCGTACCTGGCTAGGTTCAAGAAGAACCTGGAGCAGGACATGGTCACCGACCCCTCGCACCCTTATCAGAGA CTGTTGGTAGCTCTGGCAACCTCCCACAAGTCGCACCACGATGAACCCAGCAGGCACATCGCGAAATGCGACGCCAGGCGATTGTACGACGCCAAGAACGGCGCCACGGGGTCGGTCGACGAGGCCGCTATTCTCGAGATGTTCAGCAAGAGGAGCATCCCACAGCTCAGGCTGGCGCTCTGCAGTTACAAGCACATATATGGGCATGACTTCACCAAA GCACTGAAGAAGAATTCGGCTGGTGATTTTGTAGAGTCTCTGAAAGTTGTTGTCAAGTGCATCCACAGTCCTTCCAATTATTACTGCAAG TTACTGCAGAGAAGTATGCAACGCCCAGAAACCAATAAAAGGTTGGTTGCGAGGGCTATCTTGGGCAGCGATGACGTCGGTGTGAACGAGATCAAGTTAGCGTTCAAGAGTAACTTCGGAAAGAACTTAGAAGATTTCATCCATGAAAGCTTACCACAGAGTGATTACAGAGACTTTCTTTGGATATGGCAAGGGGGGCAGTGCCCAGTGGCATCATAA